One part of the Dyadobacter sp. 676 genome encodes these proteins:
- a CDS encoding efflux RND transporter periplasmic adaptor subunit produces the protein MKNTLYVVVLATVGVWLTSCEKRKVENDESKAFMLSDTMMSRIKLDTVRTEPVRNELTLVGKVVPDENQVIKVYPLVGGNVEEVDVELGDNVRKGQKLATIRSGEVADFERQMIQAQSDLLIAQKNLSSTEDLFESKLVPERDVISARQIVDKAQAEVNRIREVFSIYGLGKSTNYTVKSPINGFIIDKNVNRGMQLRSDNSESLFTVGQIADVWVMANVNESDIPRVKLGMPADVRTISFSNEVFKGKVDKIYNVLDPETKAMKIRIQLQNVGFKLKPEMHATVTLNFEEGEQMQAIPSQAVIFDRSKNWVMVYHSRTKIETRPVEVYRSLANTTYVREGLKPGETIISKNQLLVYDALND, from the coding sequence ATGAAAAATACACTGTATGTTGTCGTACTGGCCACCGTGGGTGTGTGGCTGACCTCCTGCGAGAAAAGGAAGGTCGAAAACGACGAGTCGAAGGCATTTATGCTTTCGGATACGATGATGAGCCGTATCAAGCTCGACACCGTCCGGACGGAACCTGTTCGTAACGAGCTTACACTGGTAGGCAAGGTCGTTCCGGACGAGAACCAGGTAATCAAGGTTTACCCGCTGGTGGGCGGTAATGTCGAGGAGGTGGATGTTGAACTTGGTGACAATGTCCGTAAAGGTCAGAAACTGGCCACGATCCGCTCCGGCGAAGTAGCCGATTTCGAACGGCAGATGATCCAGGCGCAGTCCGATTTACTCATTGCGCAAAAAAACCTCTCTTCGACCGAAGACCTGTTCGAGAGCAAGCTCGTCCCCGAACGCGACGTGATTTCCGCGCGGCAGATCGTCGACAAGGCACAAGCCGAGGTGAACCGGATCAGGGAAGTCTTTTCGATTTATGGTTTAGGAAAATCCACCAATTACACCGTGAAATCGCCTATTAACGGCTTCATTATCGACAAGAATGTCAATCGCGGCATGCAGCTGCGGTCGGACAACTCCGAAAGTCTTTTCACTGTCGGTCAGATCGCCGATGTATGGGTGATGGCGAATGTGAATGAAAGCGACATTCCGCGTGTGAAGCTGGGCATGCCCGCCGATGTGCGTACGATCAGCTTTTCCAACGAGGTTTTCAAAGGGAAGGTCGATAAAATCTACAACGTGCTCGACCCCGAGACGAAGGCGATGAAAATCCGCATCCAGTTGCAGAATGTCGGTTTCAAACTCAAACCCGAGATGCACGCCACCGTCACCCTCAACTTCGAAGAAGGCGAACAAATGCAAGCCATCCCGTCGCAGGCCGTCATTTTCGACCGGAGCAAGAACTGGGTGATGGTATACCACAGCCGCACCAAGATCGAAACACGCCCCGTGGAAGTTTACCGCTCCCTGGCGAACACCACATATGTGCGCGAAGGACTGAAACCCGGCGAGACGATCATTTCCAAAAACCAATTGCTAGTTTATGATGCGTTGAATGATTGA
- a CDS encoding TolC family protein, whose product MRTYLTGLFILLATALHAQDTLRLSIRQADSLFLQHNLQILAEKYQIDIAKSIEIQDKLWNNPTFGVEISAYNPSRGVLDVGKNGQKAFTIQQLITRAGKRNKQVALDMESTRKTEYQFYDLIRTLKFELRQIFFESYYLEQTIALYDNQIATLTTTVNAFDKEYNRKNISLKEVVRLKALLFELTNERANILFELQENQRDLRTLLSTGQPVKSIVDSTEIQRYRLDRYNIAALKEKALQSRADLKVAQSETKQAELNYTLQKALAKPDLQIGAVYDQASNYVNNYFGVNASIALPFFNRNQGNIRAAKSSISYFKTAENAKQNAVSNEVDAAVQKVGIADRAFQSVENQFSDQFELLSKGIYDNFQKQNISLLEFIDFIETYNESIKEYNRLQADRIKVYEELNYVVGEELFN is encoded by the coding sequence ATGCGAACCTACCTCACCGGGCTTTTTATACTACTGGCTACGGCCTTACACGCACAGGACACGCTCCGGCTCTCGATCCGCCAGGCCGACAGCCTGTTTTTACAACACAATCTCCAGATACTGGCCGAAAAGTACCAGATCGACATTGCGAAGTCGATCGAAATCCAGGACAAGCTTTGGAATAACCCCACATTCGGTGTCGAAATCAGCGCCTATAACCCTTCTCGCGGTGTGCTGGACGTGGGGAAGAACGGCCAAAAAGCATTTACTATCCAGCAACTCATCACGCGGGCGGGCAAGCGCAACAAGCAGGTGGCGCTTGACATGGAATCGACGCGCAAGACTGAGTACCAGTTCTACGACCTGATCCGTACATTGAAATTCGAGTTGCGCCAGATCTTCTTCGAATCTTACTACCTCGAACAAACCATCGCATTGTACGACAACCAGATCGCGACGCTGACGACGACTGTCAATGCATTCGACAAGGAATACAATCGCAAGAACATTTCACTGAAAGAAGTCGTGCGGTTGAAAGCCCTTCTCTTCGAACTGACGAACGAGCGCGCCAACATTCTATTCGAATTACAGGAAAACCAGCGCGACCTCCGCACATTGTTGAGCACCGGACAACCGGTCAAATCCATTGTCGACAGCACCGAGATCCAGCGTTACCGCCTCGACCGTTACAACATTGCCGCGTTGAAAGAAAAGGCATTGCAAAGCCGCGCGGATTTGAAAGTTGCGCAATCGGAGACGAAACAGGCCGAGCTCAATTATACGTTGCAAAAAGCACTCGCAAAACCCGACCTTCAGATAGGAGCCGTGTACGACCAGGCCAGTAACTATGTGAACAACTACTTTGGCGTGAACGCGTCCATCGCGCTGCCTTTCTTCAACCGCAACCAGGGTAATATCCGGGCGGCAAAAAGCAGTATCAGCTATTTCAAAACGGCCGAAAATGCGAAACAGAACGCAGTAAGCAACGAGGTCGACGCGGCCGTACAGAAAGTGGGCATCGCCGACAGGGCCTTTCAAAGCGTCGAAAACCAGTTCTCCGACCAATTCGAGCTCCTGAGCAAAGGGATTTACGACAATTTCCAGAAACAGAACATCAGCCTTCTCGAGTTCATCGATTTCATCGAGACCTACAACGAGAGTATCAAGGAATATAACCGCCTGCAAGCCGACCGCATCAAGGTATACGAGGAGCTGAATTACGTAGTCGGCGAGGAGCTATTCAATTAA
- a CDS encoding HAMP domain-containing sensor histidine kinase yields MKIKDRIALQFTLLVAGVLLVFSIAIYSVSEHYRQEEFYDRLRGRARTTCRLLVKVKGIDKDLLKAIDQNTLSEMLDEKVLIFDSRNELIYSSVDDKLLTYHTSLLNEVREKEYMEFHQGENEVIGLLYQEGDDPLVVLASAYDTFGHSKLQNLKSTLGWGLLAGIAVTVGLGIYFAGNALKPISRINAQVSLITAQNLSQKLDEGNRKDEIAQLAINFNTVLYRLNKAFEQQKSFVSHASHELRTPLAALKSEIQLGQRFNKDNPEIEEVFANLFSDTERLISITNNLLFLARSYENMGNMKMSQIHIEDLVFLAKEELLSSHPEYNVTIDYETIPENENETVIQGNEELLKRVFTNLLDNACKYSPDHSAQILITSEDKFCIVKVRDKGIGISDEDLPHIFNPFFRSSNATELPGFGIGLSICQRIVELHQGTISVTSEIGKGSEFQVHLGRA; encoded by the coding sequence ATGAAAATCAAGGACCGTATCGCCCTTCAGTTCACGCTCCTGGTAGCGGGGGTGCTGCTGGTATTTTCCATCGCCATTTACAGCGTGTCCGAGCATTACCGGCAAGAGGAATTTTACGACCGGCTGCGCGGCCGTGCCCGCACAACCTGCCGCCTGCTCGTGAAGGTCAAAGGGATCGACAAGGATTTGCTCAAAGCCATCGACCAGAATACGCTTTCCGAAATGCTCGATGAAAAGGTGCTCATTTTCGATTCGCGGAACGAGCTGATCTATTCCAGCGTGGACGACAAGCTGCTTACCTACCACACGTCGCTGCTCAACGAGGTGCGCGAGAAGGAATATATGGAGTTCCACCAGGGCGAAAACGAGGTGATCGGGCTGCTTTATCAGGAAGGTGACGACCCGCTGGTAGTACTGGCCTCGGCGTACGACACCTTCGGGCACAGCAAGCTGCAAAATTTGAAGAGTACGCTCGGCTGGGGGTTGCTGGCCGGAATCGCCGTGACCGTCGGGCTGGGGATTTACTTTGCGGGTAATGCATTGAAGCCGATCAGCCGCATCAATGCACAGGTATCCCTTATTACGGCCCAAAATTTGTCTCAAAAACTCGATGAAGGCAACCGGAAGGACGAAATAGCACAGCTCGCGATCAATTTCAACACCGTACTTTACCGGCTTAACAAAGCATTTGAACAACAGAAAAGTTTTGTCTCCCACGCTTCGCACGAACTGCGAACACCATTGGCCGCATTAAAATCGGAAATCCAGCTCGGGCAGCGCTTCAATAAGGATAACCCGGAAATAGAAGAGGTTTTTGCCAATCTGTTTTCGGACACCGAACGGCTGATCAGCATTACCAATAACCTGCTTTTTCTGGCACGCTCGTACGAAAATATGGGCAACATGAAAATGTCGCAGATCCACATCGAAGACCTCGTGTTCCTCGCCAAGGAAGAGCTGCTGTCCTCGCACCCGGAATACAATGTGACGATCGACTATGAGACCATCCCCGAAAATGAGAACGAGACCGTGATCCAGGGCAATGAAGAGCTCTTGAAAAGAGTTTTCACCAACCTCCTCGACAACGCCTGCAAATATTCGCCCGACCACAGCGCGCAGATACTCATTACTTCCGAAGACAAATTCTGCATCGTCAAGGTCCGCGACAAGGGGATCGGGATCAGCGACGAGGACCTGCCGCATATTTTCAACCCGTTTTTCAGGTCGTCCAACGCCACGGAACTTCCCGGCTTCGGCATAGGGCTTTCCATTTGCCAGCGGATTGTCGAATTGCATCAGGGTACCATTTCGGTAACCAGCGAAATCGGCAAGGGGAGCGAATTTCAGGTGCATTTGGGCCGCGCCTGA
- a CDS encoding response regulator transcription factor, translating into MKKILIVEDDRRIAQNIFRGLAAENFEAEIAYDGITGKQMALEKKFDLVLLDVNLPGMKGYDVCQQIRIYKPSLPIIMLTAFGEIEDKVEGLNSGADDYIVKPFDFRELLARINAALRVSELLNPETSDKILRIADLEMNLGTKQVKRAGNVIDLTAKEFALLEYFMLHRGRVVSKMDLAEHVWHLNFDPGTNVVEVYINYLRKKVDKDFPTKLIHTRPGMGYIMKEE; encoded by the coding sequence ATGAAAAAAATCCTGATCGTCGAGGACGACCGCCGCATTGCCCAGAACATCTTTCGCGGGTTGGCCGCCGAGAATTTCGAGGCGGAGATCGCCTACGACGGCATTACGGGCAAGCAAATGGCTTTGGAAAAAAAATTCGACCTCGTGTTGCTGGACGTCAACCTGCCGGGTATGAAAGGTTACGACGTTTGCCAGCAGATCAGGATCTACAAGCCATCGCTGCCGATCATTATGCTTACGGCATTCGGTGAAATCGAAGACAAAGTGGAAGGGTTGAACAGCGGGGCCGACGACTATATCGTCAAACCATTCGATTTCAGAGAGTTATTAGCTCGAATTAATGCCGCGTTACGGGTTTCGGAGCTGCTGAATCCCGAGACTTCGGACAAAATCCTGCGTATCGCCGACCTTGAAATGAACCTCGGCACGAAACAGGTTAAACGGGCGGGGAACGTGATCGATCTGACGGCCAAGGAATTTGCATTGCTGGAATACTTCATGCTGCATCGCGGGCGGGTTGTTTCCAAAATGGATCTGGCCGAGCACGTATGGCACCTCAATTTCGACCCCGGGACCAATGTAGTAGAGGTGTATATCAATTACTTACGAAAAAAAGTTGATAAAGACTTTCCTACCAAGCTCATCCACACCCGGCCGGGCATGGGTTATATCATGAAAGAGGAATAG